Sequence from the Thermocoleostomius sinensis A174 genome:
TTTTGAGTTTTGAGTTTTGAGGATCAAATTGCTCAGCAATTTAGAGACTTGAAGCTAAAAATTGAAGACTAGAAACTGGAGGACTGGGAAGTTTGGGGTGAGTGTTAGATGGTTGATGGCAACTCGGAGGAGTTTGCTATAGCGATCTAAGATTGACTCTAGACTCCCAGCCTTGAAGTAATTAACCAAATATCATCGCGGTTTTGGATTTTTAGAGTTTGGACAGGTGCGATCGAGTCACTGCACAGCTTGAGGACCGTCTAAAGTCGGTGATCTGAGATCCAAAATTACAAAGGTCTACATTCAACAAAAATTTTCAGTCTGATCTGACATTAGGAGAGATATCCATGCGGATGTTCAAAGTCACAGCCTGCGTTCCCAGCCAAACTAGAATTCGGACTCAGCGCGAATTGCAAAACACCTACTTTACCAAGTTGGTTCCCTACGACAACTGGTTTAAAGAGCAACAACGAATTCAAAAAATGGGTGGCAAAATTGTCAAAGTGGAATTGGCAACGGGCAAACCTGGTACCAACGCTGGTTTGGGCTAGAGCGCGCCACTATCGACGTATCTTGTTGACCGCTCGACGGCTGATTGTCTTCGCTCATGATCATAGACAGGTCGCGATCGGTTGTATGCGCTGAGGTCTGATTAGACCTCTTTTTTTATGGCAGCTTCCATGGAAGTGTTGAACCAATTGGGCTGACTTGCGTTACCGTTAGTAGACTGTTTCTGCCTTCTGCATTTTTACGCTAACCGATTGTGAATCTTTGCAAGTTCATTACATTTTTCACGCCCTCTACCAACGAATGGGGTCTCGAAGCGCGGCTGCTGCACTGGATGACCTTCCTGTGGCTCTTTATTGGGCTAGTGATCATGTTTTCTGCGTCCTATGCCATTGCTGAAGCGACCTTAGACGACGGTCTCTATTTTTTTAAGGTACAAATTCTCTGGATTTGCTTGGCGCTGATTGGATTTAGTATTCTCGTTCACTCCCCCTTGAGATATGTGTTAGGACTGGCTAGTTGGCTGGTGCTGATCATGTTGGGGTTACTCATGCTGACGCTGGTGATGGGCGTCAATGTCAATGGTGCAACGCGCTGGCTATTCATTGGACCTATGAATTTGCAAGCGTCAGAACTGATCAAACCGTTTTTGGTCTTGCAAGGGGCCCGCATTTTTGGACGATGGGAACAGCTAACCTGGTCTACACGCCTCAGTTGGCTGGGAATCTTTGTTTTGGTGTTGGTGGGAATTTTGTTTCAACCCAATCTCAGTACCGCCGCGCTGTGCGGCATGATGCTTTGGCTGATGGCAATGGCAGCCGGGCTTCCCTATAGCTACCTTGCGAGCGCAGCCACATCAGGGCTGTTGGCGGCAATCATTAGTGTTAGTATCAAAACCTATCAACGACGACGATTGATTTCGTTTCTCAATCCCTGGGCCGATCCGAGACAAGATGGCTACCAACTGATTCAAAGTTTACTGGCGATCGGTTCGGGTGGATTTTGGGGAACTGGGTTTGGGCTTTCCCATCAAAAGTTGTTCTATCTGCCGATTCAATACACTGATTTTATTTTTGCTGTGTTTGCCGAAGAGTTTGGTTTTGTGGGATCGGTGCTGCTGCTGTTGATGTTGGCGGCTTACGGCACGATCGCACTTCGAGTTGCCATCAAAACTAAAAACCGGATTCATCAATTGATTGCTGTAGGAGCCACCATCTTAATGGTGGGGCAATCACTATTGAATATTGGCGTTGCGACGGGGGCTTTGCCAACCACGGGGTTGCCATTTCCCTTAATCAGCTATGGCGGCAACTCAATGATGGCTAGCTTGGCCACGGCTGCGTTACTGATTCGCGTAGCTCGTGAAAACTGTGGGGCAGCGGTGCTACCCTTACACGAGCGACGAGCAACCTCAAAACAGGTATGATTGCAATCGATGGATGGCTAGCTGATGCCAACTCCAAGGGGCGTTGCTGAGCGCAGATATAATTGCCCTCTCTGCCATACTGGGTGACTGTTAAGACCGATACTGGTAGCTGCTCTATCTAGCGATGGCTGGAATTTCCTGATTTGTGCGAAAAATCTTTTACAAATCTGGAATTGCCTCGCTCGAACGTGAGGACACCTAATGTGCCTATCCAAAAACTGGATAGTTGGTTGCTATTTGTTGGGTTTTGGACGCTTGAATAGCTTGTAGGCACACAAAACTGCATGAAACCGTGGTGGTGGTATGGAAATGTCCATTTATGAACGGATTTTTACCAGCGTACTAATGCTAGTCATGGTGGCGGCCGTCATTGCCCTCATTCATGCTCTGGATACTGCCGAGCCAGCTAGCCGCGCTGGAAAGCCAGTTGCCATTGAACGATCGCGACTTTGATATCCCTGATTTTTCTCTTTCAGTTGGCTCTTTCAGTTCCCTGTTCTCGCTTCAACTTCGTATTTTTGCCACGCTCGATTGTCGTCGAACTCCTAGAAGGCCTTGCTGCATTCAAGTCGGAGTTGCCCTCATCCCCACTCCTGCTTCCTCCGGGAGCGGACTAGGGTGAGGGGCAGTCCAATTCAGGTCTCGATTCAGCGATGCCTTCCTAGCGATTGGATTCGCCTCCTACTTAGCTGGTTGCCTCACTTCATCAAATCTGGCTATTCAGACAACATAAATTAAGCGAAATTCATCATAGAATGACTCGGTTGTCTTTGTCTGACGTTCACTATGGTCGCAACTGTGATTGACCCTGAGCAGTGGCAAGCCACCTACGAAGCTGCCTCTCTGACGCGACAATACGAGATGCTGCTAGAAGTGATGGCTCAGCCCCTCTCGCTGGATCTGATCGAGGAACTAGATCTAGAAATGCTCGTCCTGACTATGCGAGATGAGCTAGTGAATCGCCACTTGTTTGACCAGGCGATCGCTTTGATTCAGACTGTGCAGCAACAACAACCCAGTTTGCATCAGCAAGAATTTGCTGTTCTAGATAGCTTTTTGGTTGAGTATTATCTTTATTGCAACCATCCGCAACAGGTTCGGGCAGCTTTGCAACAGTTTTTGCAATATCCTGCCGCCGATATTGATCAAACGTTGGCCATTCTCGACTATTTAAAGTTTTACAACGCTACCTCCCTGGCGGTGGAATTGAGTCAAGTCGCCTACGAAGCCGTCCAAGCATCAGCCAATCGGGTGCTGGGCGTTGAAATGCAATTCAGTGATGTTTTATTGGGTAACTGGATGCAGCAGGCCCATCAACAATTGAAACAAGGCCATTCCGTTGATTGGAACACATTCTTGGCAGAATCTGTCAAGTACGAGTTTGATAAATACGAGTTTGGTAACAAAGCGCAGTGGATCAAGGAACTTGAGCAGCATCTAACTCGTGAGGTGCAAAATAGCCCAGAGTTTGTTGCCCAGTTCAGACACGATCGCAGCGAGGCGTTGCGCACAACATCACTGGGGTTTTGTCAGTACATGGCGGAAGAAAAGCAGGTGAGCTTTATCTGTAGTCGCGCTCTTTGGGAAAGTATTTACACTTTTTTAGAACATCGAGAGACTTCTGGCACGAAGCTGGCTCAACCAGAGAGCTATTTTGCTTTTTCACTCCTAGAGTTGGAAATCTATGTGGCTCAGAAAATTGGAGCGCTACTGTCTACGCAGCAATCTGTTGGTGTTGCCGTGTTATGGGGCATTCCCTATGTGTATGACTTTCTGCGATCGAAGCAAATTATTTCAAGGGATCTACATCAGCAAGCCATAAAGAGTGTTGCTGCGCTGAAAACTGCGTTGATAAACAATTATGCCCATTTGTGGAAGTATAGTTTTGTGCATCGATGGTTGCCGCCTGATAGTGTTGCCACTGCCGAGTTTGAAGCAGAAAAACAATGCTTTGCTGCTAGCTTCGAGCGAGTGGTTGCATTGGATGCTACCCTAGATCCGCTCCTGAATCCATTGGTTGCTGTCTATCCATCTGTCTATCCATAATTTGTTGGGTCTCTAATTTATTGGGTCTCTCACTGGCAGCGTCACGTCTGCAATAGTGCGACGGTACTGAAACTGGCATGGGTTTCCCCAACAAACTGACTGTTCAGGCAACGTCTTCAAAACATTACTGCGTGCCCCAACTACCGTATTTGCCCCAATCTTCACTCCTGGTGCCACAAAACAGTCTGTTGCTATCCAAACACCGTTACCGACTTGAATTGGTGCTGTGGTTAATCCAAAGGCAGGATCGTCAATGTTGTGGCTACCCGTGCAAAGATAACTTCGTTGGGAAATCACGCAATGTGCTCCAATGGCAATGCGATCGAGGCTATAGAGCACCACATCATCTCCAATCCAACTGTAGTCACCAATAGTGATTTTCCAGGGATAGGTGAAGCGAGCCGTAGGCCGTATAATCACACCGTGCCCGATGGTTGCACCAAACCAACGCAGCACCGCAATACGAGGAGCATGAACTGAATGAGGAGTCAGCGGAAACACGATTGCCTGCACCAACCACCACAACAGAATGACCCAACCGGGACGGCCGCGATCGAAATGGGATTGATTGTAGCGCCGCAGATCAACCAGTGCAGGTGAGGTGAGATCAGGGCTATCCAATTGAGAATCTAGTTGAAAGTTGGAAATCGTCATAATGATGGAGAGTTCCTACACCTCCGTTTGAGGAATGGGCTGAACCATCGTGATTGGCACAGACGTTTTGTTGAGTTGCCCACCGAATTGCTGTAGCTCAAACAGTTTGACGCCAATCTGGTATTCGTATTGGCTTAGCAGCCGCGCATAAATATAGCCAGCTTTGCCATCCAGAAATCCCAACCGCAAAAAATAAGACAAGAGGAAGCGTAACAGTGGCTTAAAGGGCAACCGCACCCAAATTCGCTTCAAAAAGCGCTTGCGTTGGACTGAATCACCGAATAGATTTGCGCCGATTGTGTCGCGCTCTGCCATACCCGTTAGCAGGTTATAGTACACTCTTGCTTCCCAGTTAGAATAGCGATTGTGCCGCTCCAACCACTGAAAAATATCGCGAAAATCAATATGCAACATATCCTGTTTGAGATAGCCAGCCGTTCCCTGTAGCATTACATGTTCATGAACTTCGTTATCTCCGGTGTTGCGAATGTCCTCAGTGTTGAGGTTTTCATAACGCCCTTGTTGATGGCGAAATAGCCGCAGGTTCCAGTCTGGATATTTGCCGCCATGTCGAATCCACTGACCTAGAAAAAATACTCGGCGGTTGAGATAGTAGCCACTATAGGCTGGGTTTTGAATAGCTTCGGCTATTTCCTCCCACAGTTCTGGGGGAATGCGCTCGTCGCAGTCTACAATCAATACCCATTCGTTGCGAAAGGGGAGGGTTTCCAGTGACCAATTTTTTTTCTTGGGCCAGCGACCATTGAATTGAAACTGTACGACCGTAGCACCATATTGTTCAGCAATTTCCACCGATCGATCGTTGCTTTGTGAATCGACGACAAAGACTTCGTCGGCTTGAGCAACGCTGGCGAGACAGGCTGGCAAATTAGCTTCTTCGTTTTTAGCTGGGATCAAAACAGAGACTGGAATTTTCATAGGAGGTAAGGAGTAGGGAGTAGGGAGTAGGGATGAAAGGAAGGATAAACAATAAAAAACGAATCCAACCCTTTAGCCTTTAGCCGTCTGCCTTCTGAAGGCTATGCCCTGAATTGCAGCTTTGAGGTAGCCGATTTGCCCATAGGCGTAGGCAAGGCTGTCAAATCGTTGAGCAGGATCGTGAATGTATCTCAGCGATCGATATACCCCTCGGAGACAGCGTTCTGAACCACGTGCGAGTTGGTTCCAGCCTGTTTGACCCGCTAGCTGTTCGCGATAACATTCACTAATGCCTTGCCACCAACCACGATTGAGAAACCAGGAATGTTTGAGGCGTTCGGGTGCAACATGGTGGGCAACGAGCGCATCAGGCAGATAGGCAACTTTCCACCCTTGAGCTAGTGCCAGTTCAGTCATGTGCAGTTCTTCGTTGGACAATAGGGTTTTGCCAACGCGACCCAACTTGAGATCAAATCCACCGACTTGATCCAGAAAATGACGGCGAATCGAGTAGTTTAATCCCCTTGGAGTTAGACTGGGGCGATCGACATAGAGCATAGTTTCACCTAGGTCATAAGCTCCTAAATTGCCAGCGAGTCCGGGTGAGAGCCAACGCGGAGGGCAACTTCCTGCTGCCCACAGCAAGGTTACTTTTCCGCCCGCGATCGCCAATTGGGGATCACGTTCATAAGCTGCATAAATTGTCTGCAACCACTGAGGGCTGGCAACCGCATCATCATCGAGATAGGCCAAAATGGGGCTATGGGCAACCGATGCCCCTGTGTTGCGGGCAACCGAGAGTCCCATCGTAGCTTCGTAGATGTAGTGAAGCTGGGGGTGCTTCCGCGCTTTGACAATTTCACGGGTGCGATCGCTGGAGGCGTTGTCTACAACAATAATTTCATACGGTTCAGCAAAGGTTTGGGCCAGCAAACTATCGATTGCGGCTCCCAGGTATGTCTCGCGGTTGTGGGTGCAAATAATGGCCGAGATCTGCGGTTCGGGCATAACGCAAGCCTTGCAGACAAAGGTGAACATTAACCTTTAGAATGCCCAAGCTTGGTGGCTGACTAACGGTTTGTGAGATGCCAAAGCGCAGAGAAAATTTCTGCCGCTTTCTGTGCATCATATTGACCTTGTTAATTTCCAGGTTGCTTACACCTCAACGGGCGATTTTGCGCTGGCTGCTGCCCGATAATCGCTAGCTTCATCACTAGTTACCTGTCCTAGCGTTCCTTCTCCCGTGATCAGACGCGCCCCTCGATTGCGGGTGAAGTAGTTCCATCCCCATTGCAACAGCACAATCAGCTTGTTGTCGAACTCAATCAGATAATAGATGTGCGCAAACACCCAGATTAGCCAAGCTAAGGGGCCAGAGAGTTTTAGTCGTCCCAGGTCGGCCACTGCTTTGTTTTGTCCAATGACGGCAAGACTACCAGAGTTGTTGTAGCGGAAGGGAGGAATGGTTTTACCGTTCAGCCGTTCTTTGATGAGCCGAGCCACATATTGACCTTCTTGTACGGCTACGGGGGCAACCCCTGGCAACGGTTTTCCGTCTTGATGCGTATAGTTTGCTAGATCTCCCACAACGAAAATGTTGGGATAGTTGGCAATGCTGAGATCTGGCTCAACAATTACTCGGCCGGAACGATCGAGACTTGCCCCGGTGCGTTGCTCTAAGACTTTGCCCATTGCAGAAGCCTTGACACCAGCTGCCCAGAGAATCGTTTGGGCTGGAATCTGCTCAAGGTGATCTCCCTGTTTTGCCGTAACCACATTGTTTTCAATGTTTGTCACCAAGGTGTTGGTGCAGATGGTAACACCCAAGTCTGTCAGGGATTCGGCCGCTTTGGCAGAAAGATCGGGCGGATAGGGCGGTAAAATCCGATCCATGCCTTCCAGAAGCAGAATTCTGGCGTCGCTAGTGTCAATATCGCGAAAGTCTTGTTTCAAAGTCTTAAAGGCTAATTCGGCGATCGCCCCAGCTAATTCAACCCCAGTCGGGCCTCCCCCCACAATCACAAACGTCAACCAGGCTTTGCGCTTCTCTGGGTCGGTTTCTTGTTCTGCCGCTTCAAAGGCCATGAAGATGCGCCGACGCATCTCTAGGGCATCTTCCACAGTTTTTAAGCCTGGAGCCGTAGGTTTCCAATGATCGTTCCCGAAATAGTGATGGCTGACCCCAGTGGCCACAATCAGCGTATCGTATTCCAACTCACCACCTCGCAACATCACCTTTTGCTGAGTAGGGTCAACATCCACCACTTCATCCATCAGCACCTTCGTGTTTCGGTTTCTACTCAGAATGCCTCGCAAGGGAGAGGAAATATCAGCTGGCGAAAGTGTACCTGTTGCGACTTGATATAGCAAGGGTTGAAACAGATGAAAATTGCGTTTGTCTACCAGCGTTACCTGAACCGGAACCCGCCCAAGCTCCTTTGCAGCATAGAGTCCGCCAAATCCACCGCCAACAATGACCACGCGCTGAGAAAATTGCTTTCCAGCAATATCTGCCATCTTCAACTCCTTTTATCTGCTGTTTTGAGTGCCACAAAAATCAGACAAGTGAACCAGGACAAGGTTGACGAGAAATGTTGCTTGTTCTTTACAAACGCTTCTAAGCTTAGTTATAGCCCGAGCGCGGTTAGGTCTAAGTAACTCCTGCTACGAGGCTCAAGAATTTTATGTGAACTTTTTCGCTTAACTCAACCAACTAAAGGGGGAGGTTGAGGTAGTAGAAGTTGGGAATTGGGAGGTGGAGAATTGATGTACAAAGTAAAGGGGGACGGGTAAGTGAGATTAAGTCGAATGCAATATGGTTCATTAGTAGCTTTCGCACTGGGGCTGTTTGGTTGTACGATCGCCATGCCACCTCAACATTCGATGGATTTTAATTCTGTGGCAAACAAAGCTGAACAAGATACGTCTCAACGGGCTGACGATCAAGGCATTCAAGGCACAGTGCAACGATTGACAGGTGACTTTATGCCGCGTATTGGTGAACCTGGTATTGGAACTCGATCGCCTCAAGCCCGTATTGAACCTGTGCAAACTACCGTTTGGATTTTTACAGGACGCATTCCCAGTCACGGCTCACCGCGTTGGGCTGTTAGTGAAGCTCAGCAGCATCCTGCCCTGTTACAACAGCTAGAAACTGATGCTAATGGCCAGTTTTCAGTGGCATTGCCACCCGGCGAGTATACGGTTTTCGCTCAATATGAAGACGAGTTATATTTGAATGGATTTTTGGGCGACGGCAGCTATGCCACGGTAGAGATAGAACCCGGACAAACGATCGAGGTTCTGTTGGAGAATACTGAAGCTGCCGTTTTCTAGTTTGATGGCGTTTGCTAGCAACGAATCACAACGTGAGAACAACTAGGTTGCCTTGTAAGAAACAGAGAGAATTGGAACCCTCTCAACCTCTTAAACGTTCTAAATGAATTATTTAGCATCACACAGGTCAAACTGTGTTAAGTGTTACACATTGTCCAAATTTCTACCTCGGAAGAGTTGCAGAAATTCTATAACTGAGTCAAAGTTCTTTTGTCCAACTGGCACTGTCTGGTTAGAGAAGAACGCAAAGATAGTAGTAGCATCGAAGTACTCCTTCTTCACCTGTATCGAAAACTGGCATGACCCGTGTTGACATAGTTGATTAGCTGTCGCATCTACAGCTAATTGGCAATGTTGCTGACATGGTTGTTCCGTTTCGTTCAGCTTTCAGATGGGTAGCATATTGCACCTGTCATGAGGCAGCGCGGTTAAATAGCAAACTACTGAATTGAAATGACATTCAATGCCCGTTTTATCTCAACTTCGATCGCCTGCTTGAAAATGAAAGATGTTCCGTGGGATCAACCCATTGACAATCAACCGATCGACATGGGTCAGGGTTGAAGTCGTTAGCGTTAAAGTTGGATGACCGGGATTGAATAGCGCTCAAACTTTGTCTTCAATATGGAGGGTTATGTGAGGAAGTGGTCGGCTGAACGCAAGAGGGCAAAAGCAAGAAATTGGTCGATCGAACTGAAGAAGGCGGCATTTACGCACGTTGTTTTGATCGGTGTTTCTACGTTTTTTTTCTATAGCCTCCGCTTGGCTGGGTGGGATTTGATTGACCTGCACCTAGCGATCGGTACGGTTTATTTGGTTGGCGCATTGATTCTACTATTGGAATCCTCTACCGCCATGTTTCGGCGCTTTGCCACCGATGCCTATAAACAGCAGTTAGCAGCAGGAACTCTCAATCCACTGCGTTATTCTCTTAAGGTGGCGCTGGGGATAGCAGGAGCGCGACTTCCGGTGTCTAAACACCCAGTTCCGCGCTGTTCATTAGTGATTGCGGCCTATCTTCCCAATGAGCAGGACATTATTTTAGAGACGATCGAACATATTTTGTTGAACGTTCATCGACCTCAAGCTGGACTTGAAGTTATTCTGTCCTACAACACGCCGATGGACTTGCCCATTGAAGGTAATTTGCGCTGCTTGGCTCAACGCTATCCAGAATTGCAGTTACTAAGAGTAGAAGGTAGTTGCTCTAAAGCTGAAAACCTCAATGCTGCCTTGGAAATTGTCACTGGGGAAATCACTTGCATTTTGGATGCCGATCATCATCCGGCTCCCGATTGTTTTGCGCGGGCTTGGCGCTGGATTGAACAGGGATATGATGTAGTGCAAGGGCGCAGCGTCATTCGCAATCATGGCCAAAATTTATTAACTGAAACGATCGCCGTTGAGTTTGAAATGATGTATGGTATTGTTCACGCTGCCAAATCATTTCTCACCGATTCCAGTATTTTTGGCGGTTCCAATGGCTATTGGCGCACCTCGGTGTTGCGGCAAATTCGCTTTAATCCGGTAATGCTGACTGAAGATATTGATGCATCAATGCGGACTCTGCTGACGGGATATCATATCTTGCACGATCGCAGCATTATCAGTACCGAACTGGCTCCTGTTGATATTCAATCTTTCTGGTTTCAGCGCAAACGTTGGGCCCAAGGCTGGCTGGAAGTGGCATTGAAGTATCAGCCGCGTATTTGGCAGTCGCACAAGCTCAATCTGTGGCAAAAAATCTTCTGGACGTATCTGCTGTGTTATTGCGAATTCTATGCTTTGATTGCTATTCAAATTATTCCGCTGGGGCTAAGCCTGTCGCTGTATCGCGGCACCATTCCCCCGGCGATCGACCAGTACCTCTGGTTTAGCACCCTCCTGACTTTCTTTAGCGGCATATATCAGACGTTGATGACAGCGAAAGTTGCTTCTACCCGCTACCCAGTCATCTATTACATCAAACATATGCTGCTGCTGGTTCCCTACATTTCCTTCAAAAATGTGATTGCCATGGTTGGTATTTATGATCTGCTGCGTGGTAATCATGATTGGTTGGTGACGCCTCGCGGAAAACAAGATCGCTATAGCTCTATTCTGCAAGAAGCGGCAATTTCCACGTCCGATACTTCCGCGATCGATTCTTCGGACCGGATGTAGTGGGGAGTTGGGAATAGGGAAGGGGGAAGGGGGACATGGGAAAGGATGCAGATCCTCGACAATTAGCATTTTTGGCGTTGCGATCGGTGCAGCAGGGAGCCTATGCCGATGTGGCGCTCGATCGAGTGTTGCAACCTCAGATGGCGGAGGTTGATCGGCGGTTAGTGACGGAATTAGTGTACGGCTGTTTACGGCGTCA
This genomic interval carries:
- a CDS encoding phycobilisome linker polypeptide; translated protein: MRMFKVTACVPSQTRIRTQRELQNTYFTKLVPYDNWFKEQQRIQKMGGKIVKVELATGKPGTNAGLG
- a CDS encoding FtsW/RodA/SpoVE family cell cycle protein, which produces MNLCKFITFFTPSTNEWGLEARLLHWMTFLWLFIGLVIMFSASYAIAEATLDDGLYFFKVQILWICLALIGFSILVHSPLRYVLGLASWLVLIMLGLLMLTLVMGVNVNGATRWLFIGPMNLQASELIKPFLVLQGARIFGRWEQLTWSTRLSWLGIFVLVLVGILFQPNLSTAALCGMMLWLMAMAAGLPYSYLASAATSGLLAAIISVSIKTYQRRRLISFLNPWADPRQDGYQLIQSLLAIGSGGFWGTGFGLSHQKLFYLPIQYTDFIFAVFAEEFGFVGSVLLLLMLAAYGTIALRVAIKTKNRIHQLIAVGATILMVGQSLLNIGVATGALPTTGLPFPLISYGGNSMMASLATAALLIRVARENCGAAVLPLHERRATSKQV
- the hpsU gene encoding hormogonium polysaccharide biosynthesis acetyltransferase HpsU, whose product is MTISNFQLDSQLDSPDLTSPALVDLRRYNQSHFDRGRPGWVILLWWLVQAIVFPLTPHSVHAPRIAVLRWFGATIGHGVIIRPTARFTYPWKITIGDYSWIGDDVVLYSLDRIAIGAHCVISQRSYLCTGSHNIDDPAFGLTTAPIQVGNGVWIATDCFVAPGVKIGANTVVGARSNVLKTLPEQSVCWGNPCQFQYRRTIADVTLPVRDPIN
- a CDS encoding glycosyltransferase family 2 protein → MKIPVSVLIPAKNEEANLPACLASVAQADEVFVVDSQSNDRSVEIAEQYGATVVQFQFNGRWPKKKNWSLETLPFRNEWVLIVDCDERIPPELWEEIAEAIQNPAYSGYYLNRRVFFLGQWIRHGGKYPDWNLRLFRHQQGRYENLNTEDIRNTGDNEVHEHVMLQGTAGYLKQDMLHIDFRDIFQWLERHNRYSNWEARVYYNLLTGMAERDTIGANLFGDSVQRKRFLKRIWVRLPFKPLLRFLLSYFLRLGFLDGKAGYIYARLLSQYEYQIGVKLFELQQFGGQLNKTSVPITMVQPIPQTEV
- a CDS encoding glycosyltransferase → MPEPQISAIICTHNRETYLGAAIDSLLAQTFAEPYEIIVVDNASSDRTREIVKARKHPQLHYIYEATMGLSVARNTGASVAHSPILAYLDDDAVASPQWLQTIYAAYERDPQLAIAGGKVTLLWAAGSCPPRWLSPGLAGNLGAYDLGETMLYVDRPSLTPRGLNYSIRRHFLDQVGGFDLKLGRVGKTLLSNEELHMTELALAQGWKVAYLPDALVAHHVAPERLKHSWFLNRGWWQGISECYREQLAGQTGWNQLARGSERCLRGVYRSLRYIHDPAQRFDSLAYAYGQIGYLKAAIQGIAFRRQTAKG
- a CDS encoding NAD(P)/FAD-dependent oxidoreductase; translated protein: MADIAGKQFSQRVVIVGGGFGGLYAAKELGRVPVQVTLVDKRNFHLFQPLLYQVATGTLSPADISSPLRGILSRNRNTKVLMDEVVDVDPTQQKVMLRGGELEYDTLIVATGVSHHYFGNDHWKPTAPGLKTVEDALEMRRRIFMAFEAAEQETDPEKRKAWLTFVIVGGGPTGVELAGAIAELAFKTLKQDFRDIDTSDARILLLEGMDRILPPYPPDLSAKAAESLTDLGVTICTNTLVTNIENNVVTAKQGDHLEQIPAQTILWAAGVKASAMGKVLEQRTGASLDRSGRVIVEPDLSIANYPNIFVVGDLANYTHQDGKPLPGVAPVAVQEGQYVARLIKERLNGKTIPPFRYNNSGSLAVIGQNKAVADLGRLKLSGPLAWLIWVFAHIYYLIEFDNKLIVLLQWGWNYFTRNRGARLITGEGTLGQVTSDEASDYRAAASAKSPVEV
- a CDS encoding carboxypeptidase-like regulatory domain-containing protein, translated to MQYGSLVAFALGLFGCTIAMPPQHSMDFNSVANKAEQDTSQRADDQGIQGTVQRLTGDFMPRIGEPGIGTRSPQARIEPVQTTVWIFTGRIPSHGSPRWAVSEAQQHPALLQQLETDANGQFSVALPPGEYTVFAQYEDELYLNGFLGDGSYATVEIEPGQTIEVLLENTEAAVF
- a CDS encoding glycosyltransferase family 2 protein — encoded protein: MRKWSAERKRAKARNWSIELKKAAFTHVVLIGVSTFFFYSLRLAGWDLIDLHLAIGTVYLVGALILLLESSTAMFRRFATDAYKQQLAAGTLNPLRYSLKVALGIAGARLPVSKHPVPRCSLVIAAYLPNEQDIILETIEHILLNVHRPQAGLEVILSYNTPMDLPIEGNLRCLAQRYPELQLLRVEGSCSKAENLNAALEIVTGEITCILDADHHPAPDCFARAWRWIEQGYDVVQGRSVIRNHGQNLLTETIAVEFEMMYGIVHAAKSFLTDSSIFGGSNGYWRTSVLRQIRFNPVMLTEDIDASMRTLLTGYHILHDRSIISTELAPVDIQSFWFQRKRWAQGWLEVALKYQPRIWQSHKLNLWQKIFWTYLLCYCEFYALIAIQIIPLGLSLSLYRGTIPPAIDQYLWFSTLLTFFSGIYQTLMTAKVASTRYPVIYYIKHMLLLVPYISFKNVIAMVGIYDLLRGNHDWLVTPRGKQDRYSSILQEAAISTSDTSAIDSSDRM